ATGATAAGTAATAAAATTTTGGAGGGGTCAATTTCAAATCATTTCATTTCCAAGTTCAAAAATACCATTTTCATTCCAATTTGTTCTCAAAATCCATGCAATAAGTTCAAAATGCAACAACCATTAAAGTCACAATTACTCTAAGCAAGATTTAACACATAATACACTACAAGATACATCAGGTTACTCCACCCCTAGCAAAAATAGGATGCATTGTCCCCAATGAATCAAAATCATACCATTACCCAATGGTGGAGGGGCCGACCTGAGACGCTCTAATCCCGTTGCCGCCGTCGTGTCTCCTCACGCCGGTGAATAAAAACCCTCTCTACTAGAACCAAGGATCCGGAGGTGGAGGCCGACTAACCCTATGACTGGCAGTCCCGAGGAGCTATAGTAATCGGCCCGACTGGTGCTGGGATAGCACTGATACTGGAAGATGCTCCTGTGAACCTCGTGTCTAGGTGCGACTAACGAATACTCTCCTGAAACTCGGGTCCTTATCCTCATTATCAATACCCTCGTCATCATCAGCAGTTAATGTCTCAATCCTCTTTCTCTTGAGACTTTTCCTACTCTCATCCTCCGTCACCAAGTCAATACTTTGATCAAATCTGAAATGCTGGTGACTGGCTCAGGTGGTGTTAGGTCATCCACAATAACCTGCTCTCACACACGAAGGTCCTTGACCTCAGCTCTGAGCTGTTCAAGCTCGGTCTCCAAATCTCCAGAAGTACCACTTTCACTCTTCTTCTCAATAGTGAGTATCCGCATCTCTAAACCGTCAAGTCTCGCATTCACCCTGGCGTGATGCCTCTCCATGCCTTCTCTAAGAGGCTCTAACTACGTGTAACCTTCTTTGCGAACAAACCTACCCAACTGCTGTAATATTCGAGTCACCTTCTGATCAGCTCGCTCTGCCTTGATGGAAAACTCTCTGAAGTTCACCCTGTTGAGGACAAAGATATCCTCGGAGGCTGATGCTGCGGCTGAAGGAGGAATGGGAGCTAAATATGGGACAACAGGTCGAGGTAGTGCCTCTGAAGAAGTGGTAGCATCCGCTACAGCTAGTGTGGAGGCAGTTGTTGTGGAAGGGCCCTCAGTGCTCAGATCAATTGTGCCCTGTGGCACTGAATCTATAACATGCTCAGTCTGCTCATCTCGAAGCTCTAGCAGTGAAGTACTAGTGGTCTGAGATGTACAAATTGTCTCATCCCTACTCCATGTGATGTCATACACCTTTACTGTTGGGAGGGTGGTGGCGAAGGCCTGAATGTGTCTCACCTGGGCCATCCTGCACAATTGTGTGATAAGGCACGGGAATATTAATGATGTCACCTCCTGTGGTACGTGTGCCCGAATGGCTCTACTGATTAACTCCCCATATTCATTGGGTATCTGGATAGCATTGCAGCCACAACCACTGCTCTATCCGGTGTGAGTATGTTATCCGCTCCGGTAGGCAGAATGCAATATATGACAAAACTCCACCAAAATTTAGCTTCCAAGCTAATATCAGCCTTATATATCTTTGCAGACAAGCTACTCAACCATGGTGCCTTATCTGCCGGACCCCGAGCCATCATTGTTGCAAACCATTCTCTCACAGAGCGCTCCACTCTTCTTTCAAATTTATCATCATATTCCACTGTGGCTGGCTTAACGAAGTCATCTCCAAAATAAAACCTGTTGATTGGGCGGGCtgagatatcaacatgcacacctcGAACATACACTGCATCTAACAGAGAGGCGGCTTtcaaatctttctttttcttgtgtcGCTTCTCTAGAAGCACTCTGTATATGGCATAGAATTCCCGAACCATGGTTGGTCAATAGTCCCTTGGAGGCTGTGTGAATGCCTCTAAATGATAGTCTTTGGATGGATGAGACGTGAATCCGAGGGTAACCGTTGCTAATCCACTCATACAGATTTGTTCCTCTTCTTGAATATTCCTCCTTAGATTACCCCCGGTGACTGTAGTCGCCTCTTTTATGTAGTACTTTCTGTACATATCATAAGAAAATCGGATTGCAGCTATCTCCCTCTTTTGCAGCCGTATCTACTATTGTTCCTCATCCGACCCGGGCCCGGAGAGGCTTGTTGCTGCCTGCTTCGCCCTCGGTAGCAATAGTGGGCGTGGAGGGATGACTCCCTCTTGTACTAGGGGAGTTTGGGATAGGCAGATACGCACGAGGAGTGGTGGTCCGTGCTCTCTTTGTAGTCGTTGGCACCACCTCCTCACTTGCAGAGTTGGAGGGTTCATCTCTAAGAACAAGGGTCGATTGTCTCTAACCTCGGCCTTTTTTAGGACCACTACCCTGCCTGACTGGATTCTTTGGAGGCATATTTGCAAAAAGAACACCATTCGTCATTGAGACaaccataaaaatatatcaaaacaagaaaaagatgCAAAACACGTGAGAATTTTAAAACTGCCAGTGGCTCCATCGAACTGATCGACGAAACATCCAACAGATCGACGGAGCGTCGATGTGCTCGTGAAAGAACGACAATCAGAAGGACGGTCGTCGAACCGATTGACGGGCCGTCGCTCTCACCGTCGATCTATCTTTGATCACTATAAATTACAAATTATTAACGGTGGAAAGGACGCTCCGTCGATTGATTCGACAGACCGTCGAGTCCACCATCGAGTATGTTTTGCCTCAACCTTTTGTGAGGAATCATTTGACATTAAGAAGGACGGTCGTCGAGTGAATCAACGGACTATCGAACTTAGCGTCGAATGGACTTCTAGTCTTTTTCTTACATCACAGCGCAATAATGCTTACTTTGGTTCTCAATTTAATACCATTTACATCTACTCAATATGATCCTCGGGTCGTGGTGCAAACCCTCTCGTAATtagggttactcagacttcacccaaCGTTGGCTCGGGTTAGATTATGGAAAACAATTAGAGGGCAAAACAACTCTTTGGTCGTAATGCCCTCCAAGCCAAAGTTTCAAACAAcaccacttaaaaaaaaattcacacttGGGCATTTCATCAAACAGGTGACgggcaaaacaacaataatctcATGAAAGAAGTATGTTTATCGTAATGCCCTCTGAATCGGTGGAAGACGATGTACTCGCTCCAACGAGTCTCAATTCTCAAAGAATTAGCTATTCCCAATGAATCAAACATCCAAACAAACCACTAGCAAAAATAAACTAACAAAAACAATACATGGAAGTCGAAGCAAACAACTAGTATGAACATATGAACAATCAATAGATGATCTAGCATACTTTAAAAGTGAGAGAGGACTCGATTTTTGCACTTAAGGGGTGATGAACACACAAAGAGCCACTGCTAGGGTTACAACACTACAGAATGAGAGagaaaacgagagagagaatGATGGTAAATGGGAGGAATAATGGTTAATGGGTGTATCTAAGAGAGGGAAAGGTGGAGTAACGGTTATGGGAGTGGGAAAGGTGGAGatagaattaaaatttgaaaagaaggaagaaatggGGAGAAAGAAAGGGGCGgtcatttaataaaaaaattaacccTAACTATCCCGTTAAAAGGACGGAGAGTCCAATGTGTTCGATGTTCCGTCGATTGCAACTTCGTTTGCTTTCTTATTTAAAATACAAGGGAGAAGAACGCCCGGCAAATTGACCGTCAATCAGTTCGACGGAGCGTCGAACCTGTCATCGAATAAGCTTAAGCGAGAAGGTGCCCAGTTGTTGTCATCCTAGTCTACGCTGAGAAAGACGCTTCGTCGAATAGTTCGACGGTAGGCTTGACGCCCGTCTAACAGATCAACTCCACATCGATTAACAACAGAGAAAGCCGTAATTTCAAAGGATTACGAATCTTCCATGTGGTGTAGACCAAGGCGGCGCATTGTACGGCTCGTCAAATAgattgacggtccgtcgaatgCGCATCATTCATTTGCTTCCTTTGCGATTTCTCCATTCAACACTTAGGTTCCTAGATACAACAACAAACATCAAAACAATACAAGAACAAAACCaacgaaatgaaaaaaaaaacgtgaaaaTGAACATGGGTTGCCTCTCAAGAAGTGCAcaatttaacgtcgcggcacgacgtaATACCATTTTTGGTGTCAAGGTTCGGTGCCATGTTTCAATCGGTGAGCATCAACAATCTTGTCCCCATCAACCATCCAATGGTAGTGCTTTACCCGATGGCCATTCACCTTGAAGGTACGAGTCCCATCTTCGAACTTCAATTCCATCAAACCATTGGGTGAAACACTCACCAAAGTAAAAGAGCCGGACCATTTGGATTTCAATTTGCCCGGAATGAGCTTCAACCTTGAATTGAATAGCAACACCGAATCACCTGGATGAAAATCTCTCTTTAAAAGTTTGACATCATGATAATGCTTCATCTTCTCTTTATACAATGCCACACTCTCGTAGGCGTGATACTGAAACTCATCCATTTTATTCGTTTGAAACAACTGCAACTTGGCCACTTCATCCCAATCCACGTTCAATTTTTTCAATGCCCACAAATCTTTGTGCTAAAGTTCAATCGATAGATGGCAAGCTTTGCCAAACACCAACCGATAAGGAGAAGTACCAATGGGCGTCTTGAATGCCGTTCTATAAGCCCAAAGAGCATCATCAAGCATTAATGACCAATCGGTTCTATTTGCATTAACCATCTTAACTAAGATACTCTTTATCTCCCGATTGGAGACTTTGACTTGCCCACTAGTTTGGGGATGGTAAGGAGTTTTCACCCTATGCTTCACACCATACTTCTCCATGAGATTAGTGAATTGCTTGTTGTAAAATTGAGTGCCACCATCACTAATGATTGCCCTAGGAGTGCCAAACCTTGTGAATATGttctttttgagaaaatttgtgACACTCTTGCCGTCATTGTTGGGCAATGCTATCGCTTTGACCCACTTGGACACATAGTCAACCGCAACAAGGATGTACCGTATACCACGAGAACTCACAAATGGGACCATAAAGTTGATGCCCCACACATCAAAGAGTTCAACCTCCATGACAAAATTCATCGGCATTTCGTGCTTTCTCCCAATTGACCCATGGCGTTGACATTGGTCATAAGATTTCACCAACAAATTTGCATCATGATAAAGGGTGGGCCAATAATAGCCACATTCAAGAACTTTGGCCGCGGTGCGGTTTCCCTGCAACACTTCAAGCACCCTTTGAGTTTGTTCCTCATTTAACAAAGATGAGAGAATAACTAGTAGAGTATTATCCGGGCCAAGAAAAGCATACTTCAAATGAGATGAAAGTAGCTCGAGTTTTGGTGGCTCAATAATCGAAGGCTTAGCCGGAGTGGTTCTTTTGTCAAGATCAAGATATAATTTCGTTGGCTCAAAGAATACGAACCCCGCCAATAAGAGAATTTACCATTTCAACATACCTCCATTTCATCCGCCTCAAAATTCACCAAAATAAATGAAAGTGCTTCGTCAGTGTCCTCTCTAATTTATGCTCCACCGCTTCCGTCTACCACATCGAAAGAATCAATGACTGAAATGTTGAAAGAATCAATGACTGAAATGTTCTCATAAGCACTAGGCAATTTTAACCCCTTGCTAGCTTGGAAGGTTACCTCTTCATTATTTACctgaaattttatttcattctttttcgaGTCCATTAAAGCTCTCTTGGTGGCAAGAAATGGCCTTCCCAAGATAATTGGGACTTCTTTGTCAATCGCACAATCAAGGATGATAAAATTCGCCGGTAATAAGAATTCTCCCACTCTGATAAGGACATCATCAACAACCCCTACCTGTCTCTTGATGATTCTATTGGCCATTTGGAGACGCATGCTTGTTAGTCTAGGTGTCCCCAAATCGAATTGTTTATAGATGGCTAGtggcatcaaattaatactagCCCCATTATCACAGAAGgcacgagcaaaatcatggtAATCGATGGTGCAAGGAATAGTGAAAGCCCTAGGATCTCCCTTCTTCTCAACCTTTGGGACGAAATAATGTGAGCTTCTCACGGTGGGTGACTCCCACCGTATCATGCTTGATTGGTCTTTTCTTCGTCAACAAGTCCTTCAAGTTTTTAGTCAATCCCGGCATTTCTTGGAAAGCATCAAGAAATGGGATATTCATTGACAACCCTTTCAATTGGTCATAGAAGCGTGGCACTTGGGATCCTCCGTTCTTTTCATCAATCTTTGTGGGAACAGGGGAGGAGATTTATATGTTTGAGTTAAGGGTCTAATTGCCCCCTTGACCTTGCTCTTTTGAGGGCTACCCTCGATAGCTTTTTCAACACTTGGCACCTCATCACCTTCAACAACAATTGGGTGTGCCACCTTCTCCTTCTCAATAATAATAGGCACTTTAATTGGTGCCTCAATGTCTTCTTCAATAACCTCATCAACAACCGGCTCGACAATAATAAGTTCAACCACCCTCTCATCCACCGCATTAAGGATCTTCCCACTTCTAGTAGAAATAGCTTTTCATGAGGCAATGTGATCACCTCTACTACCCCTTGGGTTCGAAATTGTGTTGCTAGGAAGTCCTCTTCTTTGTGGAGGATGTTGCTTCGAGAAAGATCTCGCATTTGTGACTCAAGTTTTTGAATCGAAGTGGTGTGATAGCCTACCACTTCGGTCAAATTTTCCATCCTCTTGTCACTCTTGTTTTGGTTTTCCAAGATATTCTCAAGCATAGATTCCATTCGAGAGGTCCCTTGATCATTGAAAGGACTCTCTCGCTAATTTTGAGAGTTGGAAGAACAGCCTTTCAGTGGAACATAGGCATTAGAATCCCGATTACCataatttgttgttgttgtgatccttccTATCTGAACCACCATATTCATTTCGGCCATATTGATTGCTTTGTTGTTAGGGTCTCCATTGCTTTTAATAACCCCCTTGAGAGTTATCGATATAATTAGCATCCTCACATTGTTGTTGTCGCTCTAGATAGGTCTCCTCCGAGACTTGATACATTCCGGGAGT
This portion of the Lycium ferocissimum isolate CSIRO_LF1 chromosome 1, AGI_CSIRO_Lferr_CH_V1, whole genome shotgun sequence genome encodes:
- the LOC132064655 gene encoding uncharacterized protein LOC132064655: MIRWESPTVRSSHYFVPKVEKKGDPRAFTIPCTIDYHDFARAFCDNGASINLMPLAIYKQFDLGTPRLTSMRLQMANRIIKRQVGVVDDVLIRVGEFLLPANFIILDCAIDKEVPIILGRPFLATKRALMDSKKNEIKFQVNNEEVTFQASKGLKLPSAYENISVIDSFNISVIDSFDVVDGSGGA